CTCATAATTTGATATCATATAAAGGAAAATGTGAAAAACTACATGGACATACCTATGAACTTGTAGTTATAGTGGAAGGCTATCCTGATGAAGAAGGCATGGTTATAGATTTTGTAGAACTAAAAGAAATAGTTAAAAGGGAAGTAATCAATATTTTAGATCACTCATATTTGAATGAAATTATATCTCAGCCCACAGCAGAAAATATTGCAATTTGGATATGGGATAAGTTAGAGAAAAAACTCAATAGAAAAAATTGTCATCTTTATGAAATACAAGTATGGGAAACACAAGAAAGTGGAGTAATATACAGAGGTGAGAAAATTGAGAGATGTACAGAATGAAAAGGATTATAGAGGCATTTATTTAAGAAAGGTTGGTATAAAAAATATTTCATGGCCTATCAAGGTTGTAACAAAGGAAGGAAGTATACAAAATACTGTTGCAAGTTTTGATATATCAGTGGATTTAAGATATGATGTAAGAGGAACACATATGAGTAGATTTGTTGAGATATTAAACGAGATGGAATTGTTAAATCCTGAAAAATTAGAAGATATTTTGAAAAAGGTGAAAAATAAATTAAAAGCAGATAATAGTCATATTAAAATAATATTTCCTTATTTTATTTATAAAAAGACACCTGTATCCCATATTATTGTTCCAAATAGAATAGAATGTGTTATTGAAGCAGAGTTATATAAAAAACTTGATATGATTGTAGGAATAAAAGTACCTATCCATACTTTATGTCCCTGTTCTAAAGAGATTAGTAATTTTGGTGCTCATAATCAGAGAGCAATAGCAGAGATCTATATCAGATCAAAAAAGATGATATGGTTTGAGGATCTGGTTTCCATTGCTGAAAATTCTGCCAGTGCTCCTATTTATTCTTTATTGAAACGTGGAGATGAAAAATATATTACAGAGTATGCATTTCAAAATCCAAAATTTGTAGAAGATGTGGTAAGAGATGTAGTTTCTGAGTTAGAAAAAAATAATAAAATAACATGGTATAAAGTTGAAGTCACAAGTTTTGAAAGCATTCATAGTCATGAGGCCTTTGCCTCTGTAGAAAAGGGATGGGAAAATAAGAAATGATTTTAGAAATCACTCCAGAATTTCTAAAAAAAGAAATGGAAAAAATAGGGGCTCATCCTGCTTCTTTTCCTATATTTGAGAGAAAAACTCGTATAATTCTTTTAAAGGTATTTGATATATCTACTCCTACAGCGAACATTTTCAAACAGGAAATGCTTTCTCTTGGAGGAGATGCAATTGTACATAAAAATTCTGTAGATTGCAAAGTAGATAAAACTGACATCATATTTATTGGTACAAAAAAGCAGTATGATATTCTCTTACAGAAGATGGAGAATAATCCTTACTTTGATATTCCTAAGGTTATTAATGAGTTAAAAACATATTTTCAGAAAAAAAAACCTGAAATTATCTTTACCCCTTGGAATAGAGAGTTAAAGTTCAATAGAACCTTAGTTATGGGAATAATAAATGTAACCCCTGATTCTTTTTATGCTGGATCTCGTAAGACAAATATAGAAGATATTTTAAATACCGCTCAAAATATGATTGAAAATGGAGTTGATATCATAGATATAGGCGGACAATCTACAAGACCTGGTTCCGATTTTATAGAGGAAGAGGAAGAACTGAAAAGAGTTATTCCTGCTATAGAAGAAATAAGAAGAAATTTCCCAAAAGTTTTAATCTCTGTAGATACTTTTAGAGCAAGAGTTGCAGAGGAAGCAATTAAAAAGGGGGCAGACATAATAAACGATATTAGTGCTTTTAGATTTGATAAGGCTTTACTTAAAGTTGTTAAAGAATATAACTCTCCTTATATTTTAATGCATATGAAAGGAACCCCAAAAGATATGCAGATAAATCCATATTATGAAGATGTAATCAAAGAAATTTCTGAATTTTTTATAGAAAGAATATTATTTATGACAGATAACGGAATAGAAGAAAATAAAATAATCATAGATCCTGGAATTGGTTTTGGAAAAAGATACGAAGATAATTTAGAAATTCTTTCCCGATTAAGAGAACTTAAAAGTTTAAAAAAACCCATATTAATAGGAGCATCTCGCAAATCTTTTATTGGAAAAGCTCTTGGAGATCTCCCTCCAGAAGAAAGACTTGAAGGTACTCTAGGTGTTACAGCTTTATGTTTCTTGAATGATGTAGATATAATAAGGGTTCATGATGTGAAAGAAAATAAAAGAATTTTGAAAGTATTAGAGGCAATAAAATGCATAAAGCATTCATAGGAATTGGAACCAATTTAGGAGATAAAATAAAAAATATAGATGAAGCTTTAAATAGACTAAAAGATAAAGGTCTTAATATTATAAAAATTTCTTCCATAATTGAAACAGAACCTTACGGTTATAAAAATCAAGATAATTTTTTAAATGCGGTATGCCTAATAGAAACAGACTTATCCCCCTTTGAACTTTTGGATCTTCTTCTTGAAGTGGAAAAAGAAATGGGAAGAGTAAGAACCATTAAATGGGGTCCAAGGATCATAGATTTAGATATAATATTTTATGATGATTTGATAATAAATCATGAAAAACTTATCATTCCTCATCCCGATGCTCATAATAGAATCTTTGTTATGGAACCTTTATTTGAAATAGAGCCTGATTTTTTACATCCTATATTTAAAAAAACAGTAAGAGAAATTTACTTAGAGTTAAAAAGAAGATCTATAGAGAATTCAGGATAATCTTATTTATGGATTGAAATTTTCTTCATTAAACTATAAAATTAATTAAGAATGATTTTTATTTTAAAAAAGAGGTGAGGATTATGGATAAATTAAAAGAGCTCTTTCAAGAGGCAGACTGGACAAAGGAGAAGCATGTTCCAGTAATTGAAATCTTAGAAAAGGATAAGGAAAAGGGGGTAAAACTAAGAGTTTCCGTAGGAAAAGAAATTCCTCATCCCAATACTTCTTCCCATT
This genomic interval from Dictyoglomus sp. contains the following:
- the queD gene encoding 6-carboxytetrahydropterin synthase QueD, with translation MFIIKKFKFDSAHNLISYKGKCEKLHGHTYELVVIVEGYPDEEGMVIDFVELKEIVKREVINILDHSYLNEIISQPTAENIAIWIWDKLEKKLNRKNCHLYEIQVWETQESGVIYRGEKIERCTE
- the folE2 gene encoding GTP cyclohydrolase FolE2, which encodes MRKLRDVQNEKDYRGIYLRKVGIKNISWPIKVVTKEGSIQNTVASFDISVDLRYDVRGTHMSRFVEILNEMELLNPEKLEDILKKVKNKLKADNSHIKIIFPYFIYKKTPVSHIIVPNRIECVIEAELYKKLDMIVGIKVPIHTLCPCSKEISNFGAHNQRAIAEIYIRSKKMIWFEDLVSIAENSASAPIYSLLKRGDEKYITEYAFQNPKFVEDVVRDVVSELEKNNKITWYKVEVTSFESIHSHEAFASVEKGWENKK
- the folP gene encoding dihydropteroate synthase, encoding MILEITPEFLKKEMEKIGAHPASFPIFERKTRIILLKVFDISTPTANIFKQEMLSLGGDAIVHKNSVDCKVDKTDIIFIGTKKQYDILLQKMENNPYFDIPKVINELKTYFQKKKPEIIFTPWNRELKFNRTLVMGIINVTPDSFYAGSRKTNIEDILNTAQNMIENGVDIIDIGGQSTRPGSDFIEEEEELKRVIPAIEEIRRNFPKVLISVDTFRARVAEEAIKKGADIINDISAFRFDKALLKVVKEYNSPYILMHMKGTPKDMQINPYYEDVIKEISEFFIERILFMTDNGIEENKIIIDPGIGFGKRYEDNLEILSRLRELKSLKKPILIGASRKSFIGKALGDLPPEERLEGTLGVTALCFLNDVDIIRVHDVKENKRILKVLEAIKCIKHS
- the folK gene encoding 2-amino-4-hydroxy-6-hydroxymethyldihydropteridine diphosphokinase, with translation MHKAFIGIGTNLGDKIKNIDEALNRLKDKGLNIIKISSIIETEPYGYKNQDNFLNAVCLIETDLSPFELLDLLLEVEKEMGRVRTIKWGPRIIDLDIIFYDDLIINHEKLIIPHPDAHNRIFVMEPLFEIEPDFLHPIFKKTVREIYLELKRRSIENSG